DNA sequence from the Bradyrhizobium sp. CIAT3101 genome:
GGAAATCTTGGAAAGCTCCGGCTGGAAGTCCAGCGTGTTGAGCGGCATGTAAGACTCTTCGACGATCTCGCCCTTGTAGTCGAGCTTGAAACCGGCGACCGAGTCCTTGCCGGCCTGATAGTTCGGCACCATCAGATACATGCGCTTGTAGCCGCGATCCTGCGCCACCTTGCCGAGGATCTCGTGCACCTGGTCGTTCTGATAGGACGTCACGTAGAAGAACGGGTTGCAGTCCTTGCCGGCAAAGGTCGATGGGCCGGCGTTGGGGCTGATCAGGAATACCTTGGATTCCGTGACCGGCCGGTGGATGGCCTGGAGGATGTTGGAGAAGATCGGCCCGACCACAAAGTCGACCTTGTCGCGCTCCAGAAGACCCTTGACCTTGGTCACGGCGACGTCAGGCTTCAACTCGTCGTCGACCGCGATGACCTCGACGTCGCGGCCACCCATCTTGCCGCCGAGATCCTTTACCGCGAGGGCAAAACCGTCGCGAACCTGCTGGCCGAGCGCCGCGCCGGGCCCCGACAGCGTCACGATCACGCCCAGCTTGATCTTCTCTTGTGCGAGGGCAGGGCTCATCGTTGTGCCGAGCAGCAAGGCGGCTGCGGCCAAAGTCATTTGCGTCTTCATGATCTGTCCCCCCGTGGCGATCGGGCCTGCGCTGCAGGCCGCATACTTCGATCCAAGCTTATGCCGATGATGGCTACCGCGGCAAGCTGAGCTCAAGGCGTCGCCATCGCGCGCGAAAGCGGCGCATGCAAGCCGCGCGCCAATTATTTGAAGCCTAAAGAAATTGATGTGCGGTCGATTGTTGCAGCTTTGGGCTTGCGGCCGGCGTCGATTTATTTGAAGCTCAAAACGTTGGGAATCCGTGCCGGCGCCAATGCCGGCCGTGAGTGACTGCAGCGAGATGCTCGATTCCGAGACCAAGGCCGTCGAAACGCCGGAGGACCATGCCGAAGAGCTTCGGCTGTGGTTGCGCCTGCTCACCTGCACGACCCTGATCGAGGGAGAAGTCCGCGGCCGGCTGCGGCAACGTTTCGACGTCACGCTGCCCCGTTTCGATCTGATGGCGCAGCTCGACAAGGCGCCTGACGGCATGACGCTGTCGGATGTCTCCAAGCGCATGATGGTGTCCAACGGCAATGTCACCGGCCTCGTCGAGCGCCTGGTCGAATCCGGCCATCTCGATCGCCGGACCTCGGAGACCGACCGCCGCGTCCAGGTGATCCGCCTCACGAAGCTTGGTCGTGCCGAGTTTCGCAGGATGGCCTCGGAACACGAGACCTGGATCGCTGATCTCTTTGCCGATTTGACGCCGAAGGACGTTCGCGAATTGATGCGGCTCCTGGCCAAGACCAAGGCGTCGGCGCAGAAATCGGCCGGCCGCCGCCGGCCCTAGGTCCGCGGGCGACTGGTCTCCAATCCCTTTTGCCGCACGAAAATGCATGGGATGCCCAAAATCCGCTATTGCGCCGAATTGTTTTAAGCCTAAAATGTTTTCCGTTGAGTGCTGCCGGGTGCTTTCCATGCTGAAAGGAGCGTGCGATGGCCAACGCCGCCAAGGTTCAAGTTTCGGGCTCGCATGACGGCAACGCCGTGACTGCCCACGTCGACACGTTTGCGCGGCAGCATCTGCCGCCGCCAGAGCTGTGGCCGGAGTTCATCTTCACACGGCCGGAGCTGCGCTATCCGCAGCGATTGAATTGCGTCAGCTATTTCCTCGACCGCTGGGTCGAGCAGGGGCAGGGCGATGCGCCTTGCGTCATCAGCCCCGCCGTCAGCTACACCTATCGCGAGTTGCAGGCGCTCGTGAACCGCATCGCCAATGTGTTGGTCGGAAAACTCGGTCTCGTCACCGGCGGCCGCGTGATGCTGCGCTCCGCCAACAGCCCGATGATGGTTGCGACCTATCTTGCGGTGATCAAGGCCGGCGGCATTTGCGTGGCGACGATGCCGCTGCTGCGCGCCAAGGAGCTATCCTATCCGATCCAGAAGGCGGAGATCACGATTGCGCTTTGCGACGGAAAACTCTCCGACGAGATGGAGAAGGCGAAGCTGGCTGCGCCGGATCTCAGGCACGTGGTCTATTGGGGCAACGGTGCACCCGACTCGCTCGAAGCACTGATCGCGGATGCGAGCGCCGAGTTCGCCGCGGTCGATACCGCCGCTGACGATATCTGCCTGATCGCCTTCACGTCGGGGACCACCGGCGATCCAAAGGGCACCATGCATTTCCATCGGGACATGTTGGCGGTGTGCGACGGCTATGCGCGCAACATCCTGCAGGCCGAGCAGAAAGACCGTTTCGTCGGCTCCGCGCCGCTGGCCTTCACCTTCGGCTTCGGCGGCGTGCTGTTCCCGATGCACATCGGCGCTTCTTTTGTCGTCCTCGAGAAGACGACGCCCGACGACATCCTGACGGCGATCGAACAGTACAGGACCACGGTCTGCTTTACGGCGCCGACCGCGTACCGCGCCATGATCGGCAAGCTTCCGGGGCGCGACATTTCCTCGCTAAGGAAGTGCGTGTCCGCGGGTGAGACGCTGCCCAAGCCGACATTCGACGCTTGGCTCAAGGCCACCGGCATCAAGCTGATGGACGGAATTGGCTCGACTGAGCTGCTGCACATCTTCATCAGCGCGACGGAGGACGAAATTCGCCCCGGCGCGACCGGCAAGCCCGTGCCTGGCTATGAGGCGAAGATCGTCGACGATGATGGCAATGACCTGCCGCCGGGCACGATGGGGAAGCTTGCAGTGCGCGGGCCGACCGGTTGTCGCTACCTTGCCGACGAGCGGCAACGCAAATATGTCCAGAACGGCTGGAACATCACCGGCGACACCTATCTGATGGATAGCGACGGTTATTTCTGGTACCAGTCGCGCTCCGACGACATGATCGTGTCATCCGGATACAATATCGCGGGAACGGATGTGGAAGCAGCGCTGCTCACCCATCCGTCGGTTGCCGAGTGTGGCGTCGTGGGTGCGCCGGATGAGGCGCGCGGGATGATTGTGAAGGCCTATGTCATTGCCGCACCCGGCGTGACGCCGGATGCAAAGCTCGCAGCCGAGTTGCAGGAGCATGTCAAACGCGAGATCGCGCCGTATAAATATCCGCGCGCGATCGAGTTCGTGACCCAGCTGCCGAAAACCGAGACCGGAAAATTGAAGCGCTTCGCCTTGCGGCAATTGGCGCAAGCGGCGGCGACGTCCTCGGGCGTCGCGGCAGAATGAGATGAGGATCAGGATTTGTCCGTGACGACGCCGAAAGGCCCACAGCTCGCGGTGCTGCCCGGTGCAGCCGAGGATGACGTCAGCCCGAGGGCACAGGTGCTCCAGCCATCCGGCTGGCCGATGCCGAAGGGCTATGCCAACGGCATGGCTGCCGAAGGGCGCTTCGTGGTGACCGGCGGCGTGATCGGCTGGGATGCCGAGGAGCGTCTCGCGGACGGCTTTGTCGCGCAGGTGCGTCAGACCCTGAGCAACATCGCGGAAATCCTTGCCGAGGCCGGTGCGCGGCCCGAGCACCTCGTGCGCCTGACCTGGTATGTCGTCGACATGGACGAATACCTGACGAACCTGAAGGAGCTCGGCAAGATCTATCGCACGATCTTCGGCGCGCATTATCCGGCAATGGCGCTTGTCCAGGTCGTCCGCCTTGTTGAGAAAGCGGCACGCGTCGAGATCGAAGCAACCGCCGTCATTCCTCGCTGAACGACACTCAGCTCGCCGCGTCAGCTTGCCTTGTCAGCTTGCCTTGGCGAGATCATCGTCCTCGGGTGAGTTCAGATAGACGCCGGACATGGTGTCGACCCAGCATAGATGGTCGTGCACCTTCCTGACGCCCGCGACATTCTCCGCGGCAACGACCGCAGCCTGCCGCGCGCGCTCCTCGGTGATGACGCCGCTCAAATGAACGATGCCGTCGCGAACGATGACGTTCAGTCCGAACGGGCACCAATCGTTCTTCTCCATGGCATCGATGATGCGCCCGCGGATGTGATCATCGTCGGCGGTCGGGTCCGGCACGTCGCGAGCGAGGCCCGCCACGGCCTGCAGAAGGTTGGCGCGTGATACGATGCCGACGAGCTTGTCGCCGCGAACCACCGGCAGCCGCTTCACGTTGTTCCGTTCCATGAGATCGACGATTTCCGCAAGCGCGGCGTCTTCGGTAATGGTGACGGGCGAGGCGGTCATGACCTCCGACACCCTGCGGCCATGCTCGTGGACGAAATCGCTGGCTGTCTTGCCGGGACCGAGGATGAACCGCAGCCAGCGGCCGCGCTTGCGCCCGGTGCCTATTTCGCTGCGGCGGATGAAGTCGCCCTCCGAGACGACGCCGACCAGCTTGCCGCTACCGTCGACAACAGTCAGGCCGCTGACGTGGCGCTTCAGCATGATGTTCGCGGCCTCGACGATGCTGGTGTCGGGGGTGACCGAGATAACCGAGCGAGTCATGATCTGGTGGGCGCGCATGGGGGGCTCCGCAAGTTCACACGAATATCGATGTGCGGAGCTTAGATCAGCGGCAGCGGCCTGGTTTGACGCAGGTCAAGCAGCGCTGGCGTCGAACTAGTCCTCCGGCTCCGGGTCTGGCGTCAGGTCGGAGGAGCGGAAGGGCTTTGCCTTGTCCAGCTTGCGATAGGCCGTCGAAGCCGTTCGCAACAGCTTCTTTTCCCGCTTGCGGTCGAGAAAGCGAACGGCGGCCTCGGGGGCGGCTTCGTTCAACGACGCGGCCAGCGTCTGGCCGCGCGCATCGTCGTTCAGCTGTCCGAGCGATTTTTGCGCCCTGCGCAATTGTTTGAGAATCGACTTCTGCTTCGTCAGCGACTTCTCGGCGAACAGGTCCTCCAGCGACTCGATCGAATAGGTCAGTCGCTTGTTGAGAATCCGCAGCTTGTGCCGCTTCTCGACGTCGAGCTTGCGCAGCTTCTTGGCCTTCCTGAGCAGCGTCTTTTCCCATTCGGTCAGTTGCGCCGTCGCGTGGTCGGCGAGCGGGCAACGGCGCAGCCTGATGGCCTCCTTGCCGCGCCGGGTCGACCAGGGGCCGCTCTCGATCCAGCTCGAGGTCTGTTCGACCAGGCGGCGATATCGCGCCGATTGCAGCGCGCGGGCCAGCAGGCGATGGCTTTCGGCGCGCTTGTCGTCCCAGTGCTGCAGCTCGGCGATCACCGCGAGCTCGTTCCCGGTCTCGGCCACGACGCGTTCGATGGCGACGTCGAGATCCCGCACCATGCCGAGCTGGCTGTTCAGCCATTTCAACTCGGCCCAGACCTTGGGGCGCAGCGCATCGTCGACCATGGGCGAAAAGAAGCGAATCGCGGTCCGCAGGTGCGTCAGCGCGATTCGGATCTGATGCAGCGCCTCCGGATCGCCTCGACAGGTCCCGTCGTGCTGGGCAAGGACGGCGGCGAGGTGACGGCGGGCGATGATCCGAAAGGCGGTGTCGCAGGCCATGCCGGGGCTGAGGCGTCCGGGCAGCGTATTGCGGCTCCCCGCCGGCCTGGCGAGGGCGGTCGCCGTCGAACTCGTGGTGGGTCGCGCCATCCTAGCCCGCGCCAATCAGATTGCCTTACCTGCCCTCAGCGATCGCGTCCTGGCAGCTCTGGAGCGTCTGCGCTTGTGTCCCGGATGCATCGATGGTCGTCCAACCGATATGGCCGATATTATAGTGCTCTTGCAACGCGGCAACCTCTTGCGTCGCGTCGGATGCGTCACCGCTGCGACCGCCGATTCGGGCCTGGCGGGTCGCCAGATCCGCGACCAGGAAGAGGCCGGTGAGAGGTACCTTACAATTCCTCGCCAACGTGGCGGTGGCATCCCGCTCGAAATCGCGGGCGAACACGCCGTCGACGATTGCTGAATGGCCCTGAGCCAGCACACGCCGGGTGCGCTCGGCCATTGCCTCGTAGACGCGGGCCGCAAGCTCGGGCGTATAGGCGGACGGCGGCAGCCGGTCCGTGTCGGCAATACCGAACATCTGCTTGCGAATGACGTCGCTGCGCAGCACGACGGCGCCAGGCTGCGGAGCGACGGTAGGCGCGAGCGCGCGTGCCAAAACTGTCTTGCCGGTGCCAGATAGTCCACCCACCGCGATCAGATGGGGAGCGGGAGGCTGGATCAGCGCCTGGGCAAGGTCGAAATAATGGCGCGCCTCATCGAGAATGCCGGCATCGTCGGAATGTGGTGGCTTCAGCCGTGCCAACGCCACCTGGGCCCGGATCGCTGCGCGCATTGACATGAACAGCGGCAGCGCGCCGAGCGCGTCGAGATTATTCAGCGGTGTCGCGGCAAGATATCGGTTCAGAACGGTATTGGCTGCCAGCGGCTGATGGTGGCGGAGCAGATCCATCAGCGTAAACGCGAGGTCATAGAATACGTCGACAGTCGCCATCTGTGCGTCGAACTCGATGGCATCGAATAGCACGGGCTGCTGCTCGATCATCACGATATTTGCAAGATGCAGATCGCCGTGACAGCGGCGCACGAAGCCTTGGCGGCTGCGCTCTTCGAGCAAGGGACGGGTGCGCAGGAATGCCGCGTGCGAGGCCTGCGCAAGCTGCTCGATCTCTATGGCCGGGAGATGATTGCCGATTCGCAGGCCATTGCTGTTGCCGTCGATCAGGGCGGGGATGGAGGTTATCCAGGCCTTGCCGTCGGCGGGCGTCGTTGCCGCATGCGAAGCCGCGATCGCGTCGGCGACGGCCGACGCAAAGTCCGCGTCGAACC
Encoded proteins:
- a CDS encoding ABC transporter substrate-binding protein, yielding MKTQMTLAAAALLLGTTMSPALAQEKIKLGVIVTLSGPGAALGQQVRDGFALAVKDLGGKMGGRDVEVIAVDDELKPDVAVTKVKGLLERDKVDFVVGPIFSNILQAIHRPVTESKVFLISPNAGPSTFAGKDCNPFFYVTSYQNDQVHEILGKVAQDRGYKRMYLMVPNYQAGKDSVAGFKLDYKGEIVEESYMPLNTLDFQPELSKISSQKPDALFTFMPGGLGVNLVKQYKQAGLADNIPVLSAFTVDESTLPAQQDAAVGMFGGANWAPNLDNPQNKKFVASYEAAYNGVPGTYAFQAYDAAMLIDSAVKGVKGDLSNKDAVAAALKKADFTSLRGSFKFNTNGYPIQDFYLTKVAKRPDGKFQTEIVQKVFENYGDRYAKDCKAAN
- a CDS encoding MarR family transcriptional regulator — its product is MPAVSDCSEMLDSETKAVETPEDHAEELRLWLRLLTCTTLIEGEVRGRLRQRFDVTLPRFDLMAQLDKAPDGMTLSDVSKRMMVSNGNVTGLVERLVESGHLDRRTSETDRRVQVIRLTKLGRAEFRRMASEHETWIADLFADLTPKDVRELMRLLAKTKASAQKSAGRRRP
- a CDS encoding benzoate-CoA ligase family protein translates to MANAAKVQVSGSHDGNAVTAHVDTFARQHLPPPELWPEFIFTRPELRYPQRLNCVSYFLDRWVEQGQGDAPCVISPAVSYTYRELQALVNRIANVLVGKLGLVTGGRVMLRSANSPMMVATYLAVIKAGGICVATMPLLRAKELSYPIQKAEITIALCDGKLSDEMEKAKLAAPDLRHVVYWGNGAPDSLEALIADASAEFAAVDTAADDICLIAFTSGTTGDPKGTMHFHRDMLAVCDGYARNILQAEQKDRFVGSAPLAFTFGFGGVLFPMHIGASFVVLEKTTPDDILTAIEQYRTTVCFTAPTAYRAMIGKLPGRDISSLRKCVSAGETLPKPTFDAWLKATGIKLMDGIGSTELLHIFISATEDEIRPGATGKPVPGYEAKIVDDDGNDLPPGTMGKLAVRGPTGCRYLADERQRKYVQNGWNITGDTYLMDSDGYFWYQSRSDDMIVSSGYNIAGTDVEAALLTHPSVAECGVVGAPDEARGMIVKAYVIAAPGVTPDAKLAAELQEHVKREIAPYKYPRAIEFVTQLPKTETGKLKRFALRQLAQAAATSSGVAAE
- a CDS encoding RidA family protein is translated as MSVTTPKGPQLAVLPGAAEDDVSPRAQVLQPSGWPMPKGYANGMAAEGRFVVTGGVIGWDAEERLADGFVAQVRQTLSNIAEILAEAGARPEHLVRLTWYVVDMDEYLTNLKELGKIYRTIFGAHYPAMALVQVVRLVEKAARVEIEATAVIPR
- a CDS encoding CBS domain-containing protein, with translation MRAHQIMTRSVISVTPDTSIVEAANIMLKRHVSGLTVVDGSGKLVGVVSEGDFIRRSEIGTGRKRGRWLRFILGPGKTASDFVHEHGRRVSEVMTASPVTITEDAALAEIVDLMERNNVKRLPVVRGDKLVGIVSRANLLQAVAGLARDVPDPTADDDHIRGRIIDAMEKNDWCPFGLNVIVRDGIVHLSGVITEERARQAAVVAAENVAGVRKVHDHLCWVDTMSGVYLNSPEDDDLAKAS
- a CDS encoding CHAD domain-containing protein, which produces MARPTTSSTATALARPAGSRNTLPGRLSPGMACDTAFRIIARRHLAAVLAQHDGTCRGDPEALHQIRIALTHLRTAIRFFSPMVDDALRPKVWAELKWLNSQLGMVRDLDVAIERVVAETGNELAVIAELQHWDDKRAESHRLLARALQSARYRRLVEQTSSWIESGPWSTRRGKEAIRLRRCPLADHATAQLTEWEKTLLRKAKKLRKLDVEKRHKLRILNKRLTYSIESLEDLFAEKSLTKQKSILKQLRRAQKSLGQLNDDARGQTLAASLNEAAPEAAVRFLDRKREKKLLRTASTAYRKLDKAKPFRSSDLTPDPEPED
- a CDS encoding bifunctional aminoglycoside phosphotransferase/ATP-binding protein, encoding MTDNSATQERIFAALTAHPGAKRIDTHAASVFLDGTRALKIKRAVKYPFLDYATLGKRKMACEEEVRINRPHAPQIYHRVVAITEEPDGSVKVDGSGKPIEYAVDMSRFDESRTLDHLAKAGRFDADFASAVADAIAASHAATTPADGKAWITSIPALIDGNSNGLRIGNHLPAIEIEQLAQASHAAFLRTRPLLEERSRQGFVRRCHGDLHLANIVMIEQQPVLFDAIEFDAQMATVDVFYDLAFTLMDLLRHHQPLAANTVLNRYLAATPLNNLDALGALPLFMSMRAAIRAQVALARLKPPHSDDAGILDEARHYFDLAQALIQPPAPHLIAVGGLSGTGKTVLARALAPTVAPQPGAVVLRSDVIRKQMFGIADTDRLPPSAYTPELAARVYEAMAERTRRVLAQGHSAIVDGVFARDFERDATATLARNCKVPLTGLFLVADLATRQARIGGRSGDASDATQEVAALQEHYNIGHIGWTTIDASGTQAQTLQSCQDAIAEGR